The sequence below is a genomic window from Phoenix dactylifera cultivar Barhee BC4 chromosome 16, palm_55x_up_171113_PBpolish2nd_filt_p, whole genome shotgun sequence.
tttgatttgattttgtgcAATATATTTTTCCATTCTTAATGTAAATTTCACACAATATGCATCAAgaatgaaaaatacatattgtaCCGAATCAAATCAAATTCTACATAATAATTGTAATAGCTGGTAGGTTAATAAAATCTCAAGATAATCCTGGATTTTATTTTGTTAATCCTTCAAAAACAACAGAAGATTCAGCACAATGAGGGATAAAGGGAAATAAAAGTCACATAAAACACTAAACCAATTGGAGCCTACACAAAGCTGGTTTCCAGCAAGGAGATGCAAAACTAAGGAAATCTGCATGGAAGTTACACAAAGAATCCAAGCTGACGTGCGAAACATAATAAATATCACGTCAAATCAATTGGTGGGAACAAAGGAGTACTAAGAGCATCAATAATGCTAGTgttttctagaaaaataaacaattCTTCCATATTTCCAATGAGAGAATAATGCACTCCACCATGTGGTTGGCTGTTTGTTCTGACTTCTATCAAACCGTATACACCCCAAAGGTTCCATTTAATCCAGTCCTCTAATCTCCCAAACAATTTATTATAATAAACAAACACTCCTCAACTCTCCCACCctgtctatttttttattttacatgtGATTGGTTAGATGGTAAAGCCATAAGACTTGTTTGCGAaccagaaagaaaaaataaaaaatattttatatttaattaatttttttagaaaaataaaaagatggtttttatatgaaaaataaatttttcatattttatgagAAGAAAAAATTAATGTGGAACATAGAAAAGTCTGGCTAacaattagaattttttttttcttctaaaagcaTCCATAAGTTTTGAAATAGAATGAAATAAGATCTTTTAcattaacaagttttttttagaaaattagaTACTCAATCGAACATAAGTAAAACATACAAAAACtacttttttatatatataatatatatatatatatatatatatatatatattcatacatCAGCTTTTTAGaaaagatattttattttattttgctgtaaatcaaataaatctatagttctataaaaaaaatggaATCAGATTTaatagattatttaatatattacatgAAATGATATGTAAGTGTATGATCAATTAGAAATTATAAAATTGAGACAATGAGTGTAGCATTGTAAATGTATGCGTGATATATTTGATTCCACACATTTTTTGTAGAGGACTCACATGGTGAGTCAGGTGAAACGAGATTTTACCCGGGGGTGGGGGGAGCGAAGCACGAGAACGGCACGGGCAGAAGGGTCCAAACCGGGGAAGCCCGCGGGCCCCACAACCGTGGTCCCCATAACTGTCGGATCCCACACGTGCCGCCCGCGGGCCCACCAGTGGAGCGGCCCATTCACGTTGGGCGCGGGAAGAATAAGGTACCTCCGCGGCCCGCGTGCCCGCATGTGACTGTCGGACGACACGTGTCCGGGAGCGGTGCGTGTCAGTCCCGAATCCCCTCCCCTctcattaaataaaaattttgatataaatgacataacgaaagaggagaagattTCGTTCAAAACTCTCTCCGCTTTTGCCTCTTTTCTCTCACTACCGCCACAACAAACCACAACAGCTTCTTGGCCCATCAATTAAAGCCTTTTTGGCCCCACCTGAAtagggctgttaatgagccgagctgctcgggctcggctcggtaaaagctcggctcgggctcggctcggtaaaagccaGGCTCGGTCAATTAAAGCCtagctcgttagtcaaacgagcccgagcccgagctcaatatgaggctcgtttacatccgagcccgagcccgagcagctcacgagcctaaacgagctctagtctcccactgaaaaatcttatttcagcactataattcataaaaatatgaccacatagagaaaaatagcctattatcgagcccgagcccgagctcaagcccgagctcgggctcgttctggagctcgtaattgaaacgagctttacgagctcaagtccgagcctttgctttgccaagcaagCCTGAACTCGAGTCCAATATAGAGCTCGTTactgagcccgagcccgagcttctgtgaaacgagctgagccgagctctcccaggctcgggctcggctcggcttgtTAACAGCCCTGCACCTGAACTTATAGCACTATTTCTATGTACTCTAAAACAAATACcaatttctttatttcttttactGAACATGAATGAGTACAAAcaaaatttctctctctctctctctctctaaaccaAACCCCTAAATAAACCCCACCTCTCCCCACCCATTTCAATTGCATGTCCCCTCCCATTCCTTTCCACACCCTCCTCCTCccacctctcctctcttttctctcctcaACCCACAAGAAATAGTAAACATCCCCCACACCCACAACATATAAACACACCTCTCATGGCAGTTGAAGCCCACCATCTTCACCTCTTCCCCTCCCGACTCCTTAGAAACAGGTATCAAAAAACTCCTCGCCACCTTTATTCCCTCTACTTCTTATATATTATTCACAAGACAACGCTTGCTATTCTTATAATTCTTGCGGCAGGGAAATCACCAACGCTGTGGAGAACCAATCCAGCATCTACAACACCCAAATGAGCTTCGTTGCGCCGGTCTCCGGCACCACCGGCTCCTTCATCCCCTTCTACAATCCCACCACCCCCACCGCCGCCTCAGAAAGCAGTCTCACCTTCAACAACCTGGCTGCCACCGCCGTGGCGTCGCTCCCTAAGAAGAGATCGCGAGACTCCGACCGCCCGCTCTCCTTCCTCGGTGAAGACATCTCCTCCCACGTCCAGCAGCAGATGGTCGACATCGATGGGCTCATCGTTCATCACGTAATTCTCACATTCTGACACCCACAGCTGCCGAATTTAATCGTATTTATTCGATCGGTATAACGAGTTCGATCGATGCTTGCAGGTAGAGAAGGTGAGACTCGAGCTGATGGAGCGGCGAAAGCGTTTCGCAAGGCAAGTCCTCGCGGCAGTCGAGGAGAGAGTATCGAAACGGCTCAAGGCTAAGGAAGAGGAGATCGAGAGGCTTGGCAAGCTCAACTGGGCGCTAGAGGATCGCATCAATAGCCTGTGCGTGGAGAACCAGATATGGAGGGATTTGGCTCAGAACAACGAGGCCACCGCGAACGTTCTCCGGATCAACTTGGAGCATGTCCTCGCAGCCCAGGCGAAGGTCAAGGAGGATCGCACTGGCGAGGGCGAGGCGGCCGACGCCGAGTCATGCTGCTGCGGCGAGAACCAAGAAGAGGAGATAAAGCTGACGAACCGATGGATGAGAGCCTGCCGGAACTGCCGAGAAAGCGAGCCCtcggtgctgctgctgccgtgcCGGCATCTCTGCCTGTGCTCGGCCTGCGCTCCGGCGATCGACGCCTGTCCCATCTGTAAATGCAGTAAGAGCGGCAGTGTCAATGTAAACATGTCCTGAATCCGAGAAGAATAAACAGATAGCATGCTCAGATCATACAGAATTTTTAGTCTGCGTTTTCGAagactttttctctctctctctctctctctcttcgtcgGATTATGTTCATAGCTTTagatgaaaagaaaattttgttttaattatttataaagCTACTCATGATCACATCTTTCCAAATTTCTTCTTCTCAGTGGCATCATCATGTTGTGCATGATGTGATCGAGTTATTGTCGTTCTTTCCTTCGAATCCCGGCTTTTCCAGCtcgatgaaaaaaaaagaagaacagaaGCAGCCAAACCGAAAGGCAAGCACTATGAACTAACAACACGAAGAGGAGACATCACCACACGCCACGTGTAATGCCCCACGCTCACGTACCACACGACAAAGAAAACCCACGTCCGTTTTTATAACAGCCATCAAGAACCCATCCGACGATTACAGTGGGTTATACGGCATGTTTCGATGTATGGGACTcacaggggggggggggtggggggttcACGAAGCGGCGTTGGTTTCGAGCAGTTCCAGGAGCGGTGGGTGCGGGTGTCGGTTGGGGTGTCCGCTTGCAGCGAGCTAAGTTAACCGGGACCCACCCCCCCGCGAAGAGGACAAACGAGGAGGGCGCGCGAAATCCCGGCTGGGCCGGGCGGAGGACCAGGCGACAAAGTGGTTGGGGATGACGCTCCGCCAGCGGGCCCCACCGCGAGCCCTTTTCGTCGCCGAGCTCTCCGGCCCCACGTGAATCGCCCGTGAGACCCGGTGGGTCCACGTGAATAGCTCACGTCGTGGCACCTTACGATCCAGCCACGTGGACGATTCCACACCACGCAGCGGTCTCCCTCATCGAGCTCCGCGattgatctgggccgtcagatGTCTGATATTTCTGATAGCACCACAGGCCATTGAGTTGTCGAATCGGCGTCATCATCTCATCAAAGATCAAATGATGGAGGGACCATCATGATTCGTGCCGGTGGTTCCTATTGTGGTCCGCAGGATCTTTTTAAGCCATCCAACCCACCGCCACCACCTCTGTCTCACGTGACCTCTATTAGTCAAATGTATTGACCCTTATCCTTGAAtatcttttattctttttggaCTTTTGAGATGGTATTTGGCTGCTAGCTTTTATCTCCTTATGGTTCAACTATTTTATTCATGAGCGGTGTTTGGCTCTAAATTTGTCAGATCTTAGTTTGTCCAGCACCAGAGCTTGATCAATATGAACAAGATATAAGCTGCATACATTCTTGGAGGTTCGGTTGTATCTTTCACACGAAAAAATGGTTAGCCTTGTTCCATAATGTTGAATGTTAAAACGTACTTTATACAGATTTCAAAACACTTAAAACTTTTTCATTCATCCATTTGCACAGAAATATCGATGAttagtgcaaaaaaaaaaaaaagatgatctTGAAGTGGTCATTTGCGTGAAGatgaatctttcaattttctttgTTATCTGTCAATTTGTCGATTATTCTGCAGGGAATAAATGAGTCGTCTTGGTTAAATTGGTGTGGAGTATAAGAACTTGGCATTATGCTTTAAGGAAAGAGCACAAGAATAAGAACTCCATTATTGCGGCACGTTAGCTTGCATGCTTTTAGGACTTTGGAAGGTTAGTGTTGTATACGATGACTGAGGAGTGGGGATCAGTGATGGGAACCAGCTGCATGGAATTTTGACAGTAAAGCgaatagatttctttttttttatgcaagcaAAGCATGTAGATAACTTTTGAATTCTGATGCCAATCTAATGATTCATTGGAATTTGTCCATTATGTATTGCGACGGTAGGCAGATAAAGGGGGTTTGTTTTAGCAGTATGTgtgtttttctgttttcttgttcatttcttctttcttttaaacAAACTTTTCACTGGAATGAAATCTTCCAACTCCCTGGCCTCCGttttttccccttctctctctgtgTGCGTGTTTGTttttgtgtgtgagagagaggaaGCCGTCAGACAGATAAAGAGGTCCTATCGCCATGacttctgtgtgtgtgtgtgtgtgagagagagagagagagagagagaggaagttgTTGGATAAAGAGGTCCTATTGCCATGAAGTTAACAAGAAAATTGTTGTAACGCTTGGTGAAACCACAAAGGATAAAGTTACACAAGAGTTGTGTAActttaaagagagagagagatcagagagagagagagagtggtatGTGTGACTTATGTTAGACAAGGACAAGGAGTGGTTTCAAATCCATGTGGAAAGATTGATAAGGAGGCAAGAATGGCCAAAACAAGTTGGAAAGGATTTGAGACACTTTCTAATTAAATGGGAGAATGAATCTTAGTGAACACTAGAGGTAAAGTTTCACAAGGCATGCAGTTCCATATTGCTTTGAAGACAAATATCTATGGTAGCCTACAAGTTAATGCACCACCATTCCAACATGGTCTTCCAACTCTTTATGACCCACACTTCTGGTGTGGAATAAATAAGAAAGCATATCAATGGTTGGATATTAGGGTTAGGGTGCAGCGCACTTCTCCTAAAAGTGTTGTATACCTGGCGTGGTGCTTTGAACTTGAGAGCCCGTTCCCACATCAAACAGTGCCAAAGTTTTAAAAACTTGGGAAACAAAGCCACCCCTATGTCCATCTCCATCTCTTGATTAGACAGAAAGAAAAGGACGCAGAGAATGGAGTTTGTGGCAGTCTCTTGCCTTGGTCCCCATCCATGGTGTCACATATCAATGTCACGTgggtcctccccctccccttagAGTTTGGCTCTTTAGCAAGGAACAAGTAATCTAGTCCTTAGAACATCTTCATCATAGATATTCCCCAACAGTGGTAAATTCAGCAACTGATGGCATTAATAGTTATCAGCTAGCAACAAATTAAAGGAAAGGAGTTCTACTCCAAGTGTTAAACGTTAATAATTCATtatatttcaaaagaaaagaattactTTGGAATGTTTTCTACATAGCAACCACCCTGTGATGGAATTAATTCAAGCATCCACTTGAAGACAATGGAGTTGGAGCTATCGCATTTGCGGACCACTCCTCATCATCCAACGTACACCCCACGCACCCTGCCAATGATCAAGAGGACAAGGACGTACGGGCCGATGCTTCCATTcatatttgtttttctttattttctcctTATATGGGATTAGCTAGCTTGTCCATTtgaaggaacaaaaaaaaaaagaaaaaagacttCAGGTATCTTGGCCCCATTCCTgtgcttttattatttttagtgGGCTTGCCCCCATCTGAAAGAGATGGAAGGAT
It includes:
- the LOC103702885 gene encoding probable BOI-related E3 ubiquitin-protein ligase 3, with translation MAVEAHHLHLFPSRLLRNREITNAVENQSSIYNTQMSFVAPVSGTTGSFIPFYNPTTPTAASESSLTFNNLAATAVASLPKKRSRDSDRPLSFLGEDISSHVQQQMVDIDGLIVHHVEKVRLELMERRKRFARQVLAAVEERVSKRLKAKEEEIERLGKLNWALEDRINSLCVENQIWRDLAQNNEATANVLRINLEHVLAAQAKVKEDRTGEGEAADAESCCCGENQEEEIKLTNRWMRACRNCRESEPSVLLLPCRHLCLCSACAPAIDACPICKCSKSGSVNVNMS